In Clostridium sp. DL-VIII, the following proteins share a genomic window:
- a CDS encoding tRNA1(Val) (adenine(37)-N6)-methyltransferase, producing the protein MDSKLEYIKEDETVDDLQLKGLNLIQKKDGFKFGIDAVLLSDFACVKNKHRVIDLCTGTGIIPFLIYGKYEPKSIYGLEIQEDMVEMAKRSVKLNSLDEKICFINEDLKNVDFLKKLEKFDVVTVNPPYKLNNSGIINPNDKLAIARHEILCNLEDVINAARTLLKDNGRLFMIHRPERLADIFTLMRKYKIEPKRIKMIHPKMGKAPNIVLVEGQRDGGAYLKWEAPLYVYDDNGKYTKEIDSIYWRI; encoded by the coding sequence ATGGATAGCAAATTAGAATATATAAAAGAAGATGAGACAGTAGATGATTTACAACTTAAAGGATTAAATTTGATTCAAAAGAAGGATGGATTTAAATTTGGCATAGATGCTGTACTATTATCTGATTTTGCCTGTGTAAAAAACAAGCATAGGGTAATTGATCTATGTACAGGAACAGGAATAATACCATTTTTAATATATGGAAAGTATGAGCCTAAGAGTATATATGGGTTGGAAATACAGGAAGATATGGTTGAAATGGCTAAAAGAAGTGTGAAACTAAATTCTTTAGATGAAAAAATTTGCTTTATAAATGAAGATTTAAAAAATGTAGATTTTTTGAAGAAACTTGAAAAGTTTGATGTAGTTACAGTAAATCCACCATATAAATTGAATAATTCAGGTATAATTAATCCAAATGATAAGCTGGCAATAGCCAGACATGAAATATTATGCAATTTAGAAGACGTGATTAATGCAGCGAGAACTTTATTAAAAGATAATGGCAGGCTTTTCATGATACATAGGCCGGAACGTTTAGCAGACATTTTTACTTTAATGAGGAAATACAAGATAGAGCCTAAGAGGATAAAAATGATTCATCCTAAAATGGGAAAAGCGCCTAATATTGTTTTGGTTGAGGGACAAAGAGATGGAGGAGCATATTTGAAATGGGAAGCTCCATTGTATGTCTATGATGATAATGGAAAATATACTAAGGAAATTGATTCAATATACTGGAGGATATGA
- a CDS encoding C40 family peptidase: MKSRILAITLATVIVVGSSIPVFATPDNQQLSDSRQKYADIQSKITDIENKIYDLDTQIEPLQVTVDKNKKEITSINNTIDNTTKDIEQCKKDINTLDLALGQRVKAMYTSGDLEFSYLNFILESESTSDFFSRAEAVSKILGKDKAAIEEVTSKKEELNNKIQSLEDKKSEIDKLNKEIQTNLDELDGKKKEEETLSAQAKDEKSKFDAQYLSQLERDTVKTQFDVIDNSNSSAADLQAAIDQLRNIRDNQIKSEIVTSEINDKIEKAKAAVSTKKAAEVKFATSTASRGAKVAVPSAGNAQAILNEAYAQLGKPYVWGATGANSFDCSGFTQYVYENAAGVDISRTTYSQINQGQAVSQDQLQPGDLVFTHPGHVGIYVGNGQMINAPQTGDVVKVAPVYSFYAARRILN, encoded by the coding sequence ATGAAAAGCAGAATTCTAGCTATTACGTTAGCGACAGTAATCGTTGTAGGTAGCTCTATACCTGTGTTTGCGACGCCGGATAATCAACAATTAAGTGATTCGAGACAAAAATATGCAGATATTCAAAGTAAAATAACAGATATTGAAAATAAGATCTACGATTTAGATACACAGATAGAACCGCTACAAGTAACAGTAGATAAAAATAAAAAAGAAATAACAAGTATAAATAATACTATTGATAATACTACAAAAGATATTGAACAATGTAAGAAAGATATTAATACATTAGATTTAGCTTTGGGACAAAGAGTTAAAGCAATGTATACATCAGGAGATTTAGAATTTAGTTATTTAAATTTTATTCTTGAGTCAGAATCAACAAGTGATTTCTTTTCAAGAGCAGAGGCTGTGAGCAAGATATTAGGTAAAGATAAAGCTGCAATAGAAGAAGTTACAAGTAAAAAGGAAGAATTAAATAATAAAATTCAATCCTTAGAAGATAAAAAATCTGAAATAGATAAGCTTAACAAAGAAATACAAACTAATTTAGATGAATTAGATGGAAAGAAAAAAGAAGAGGAAACATTATCAGCTCAAGCAAAAGATGAAAAAAGTAAGTTTGATGCGCAATATTTATCACAATTAGAAAGAGACACTGTAAAGACTCAGTTTGATGTTATAGATAATTCTAATAGTTCAGCAGCAGATCTTCAAGCAGCGATTGATCAATTAAGAAATATTAGAGATAATCAAATTAAGAGTGAAATTGTTACTTCTGAAATAAATGATAAAATAGAGAAAGCCAAAGCTGCAGTATCAACTAAAAAAGCAGCCGAAGTAAAATTTGCTACTTCTACAGCAAGTAGAGGTGCAAAAGTTGCTGTGCCATCAGCTGGAAATGCTCAAGCCATTTTAAATGAAGCATATGCACAATTAGGAAAACCATATGTGTGGGGAGCAACTGGTGCAAATAGTTTCGATTGTTCAGGATTTACTCAATATGTATATGAAAATGCTGCAGGTGTTGATATATCTAGAACAACTTACTCACAAATAAATCAAGGACAAGCTGTTAGTCAAGATCAGCTTCAACCGGGAGATTTAGTATTTACACATCCAGGCCATGTTGGAATATATGTTGGGAACGGCCAAATGATTAATGCGCCACAAACAGGTGATGTAGTCAAAGTAGCACCGGTATATAGTTTTTATGCAGCAAGAAGAATTTTAAACTAG
- a CDS encoding HAD family phosphatase, whose amino-acid sequence MLNNIKAAIFDLDGTLVDSMWVWSKIDTDYLKDKGYTVPENLKNDIEHLSFTQTAIYFKEKFKLNDSIEKIVADWHDMAYYHYSNNVKLKSGVLKFLDYLKSNKIKIALATSNSHSLLEACLKNNKVYDYFDSITTTDEVSNGKDSPDVYLLAAKKLGIDPKNCVVFEDILPAVQAAKCADMKVIAVEDTECLNSREDFLKYADEYITSFLDLLE is encoded by the coding sequence ATGTTAAATAATATAAAGGCTGCAATCTTTGACTTAGATGGGACTCTAGTTGATTCCATGTGGGTTTGGAGTAAAATTGATACTGATTACCTAAAAGATAAGGGTTATACTGTGCCTGAAAATTTAAAAAATGATATTGAACATTTAAGTTTTACTCAAACTGCTATTTATTTTAAAGAAAAATTTAAACTCAATGATTCCATAGAAAAAATAGTAGCTGATTGGCATGATATGGCCTATTATCATTACTCTAATAATGTAAAATTAAAATCAGGAGTGCTGAAATTCTTAGATTATTTAAAATCTAATAAAATAAAAATCGCTTTAGCTACCAGTAATTCTCACTCTCTGTTGGAAGCTTGCTTAAAAAATAATAAAGTTTATGATTATTTTGATTCAATCACAACTACCGATGAAGTCTCTAATGGTAAAGATTCTCCCGATGTATATTTACTAGCTGCCAAAAAATTAGGCATTGATCCAAAGAATTGTGTTGTATTTGAAGATATCCTGCCTGCTGTACAAGCTGCAAAATGTGCGGACATGAAGGTAATTGCAGTAGAAGATACTGAATGCTTAAATTCAAGGGAGGATTTTCTTAAGTACGCGGATGAATATATTACCTCATTTTTAGACTTATTAGAGTAG
- a CDS encoding ATP-dependent DNA helicase: MDKVIIKESVRNLVEFCLKSGDIDNRFSGSARAVEGTKAHQKLQDDNLSIYKNYEKEVYLSYVFETKKSLINIEGRADGIIIQDDRIIIEEIKSTYKNFAYIDDLNEVHWAQAKVYALIYCKQNNIQNIYVRLSYVQLETSEVKSFEKQFTIEELEKFIEAILEEYEKFVSLIYQQKNRRNESIRTLSFPFDKYREGQRKLINISYQTMKEKEILFAQAPTGIGKTISTIFPAVKALGEEIGERIIYLTAKTINRQVAEETFERLRTKGLKFKSIVITAKEKICSNDNFDCNPEKCKYAKNYYGKVKEVIFYILENEERISREILQEYAERYEVCPFELSLDLSLYCDGIIGDYNYIFDPRVSLTRVLESKGNIVLVDEAHNLIDRSRNMYSASLCKNEILKCKKLTKGKLNKLHAILRKINDYFVELRNECEDKEVTWLCEEGLPSELSKHLQLYLRESEEILVRGNKFEGYEEILQLYFDINAFVSTMQLYDENYRTCMEKEAQELMLTLYCINPAKNLKEYLKRCNSVIFFSATLTPLKYYIEMLGGTDETYRIKLPSPFNKENLKVYVSPINIRYSHRQRTLKLVKDKILDFVKDKLGNYMIFSPSYAYMELLYEEIGKSPIEGFEFVKQKKNMSEEEKSEFLNEFKIKNNLLMFCVLGGMFSEGIDLPGEQLIGSVIIGVGYPMIDMKNEVIKEFYRERGYEYAYIFPGINKVQQAAGRVIRTENDKGRVLLIDDRYVSNNYKVLLPSEWYPIGKL; the protein is encoded by the coding sequence ATGGATAAGGTTATAATAAAGGAATCTGTAAGAAATCTAGTTGAGTTCTGTCTTAAGAGTGGTGACATAGATAATAGATTTTCGGGAAGTGCCAGAGCGGTGGAAGGTACAAAGGCACATCAAAAACTTCAAGATGATAATTTGAGTATTTATAAAAATTATGAAAAAGAAGTATATTTAAGTTATGTCTTTGAAACAAAGAAGAGTTTAATAAATATTGAAGGACGAGCAGATGGGATTATAATACAGGATGATAGAATAATAATTGAGGAAATTAAATCAACCTATAAAAACTTTGCATATATAGATGATTTGAATGAAGTACACTGGGCGCAGGCAAAAGTATATGCTTTAATTTATTGTAAACAAAATAATATTCAAAATATTTATGTAAGGTTATCGTACGTGCAGCTTGAAACAAGTGAAGTTAAAAGTTTTGAAAAACAATTTACTATAGAAGAATTAGAGAAGTTTATAGAAGCAATATTAGAGGAATATGAGAAATTTGTTAGTTTGATTTATCAACAAAAAAATAGAAGAAATGAGTCTATAAGAACTCTTAGTTTTCCTTTTGATAAGTATAGAGAAGGACAAAGAAAACTAATAAATATATCATATCAGACGATGAAGGAAAAAGAAATTCTATTTGCGCAGGCACCGACTGGTATAGGAAAAACAATATCAACGATATTTCCGGCAGTAAAGGCTTTAGGAGAGGAGATTGGTGAGCGGATTATATATCTAACAGCTAAGACCATAAATAGGCAGGTTGCAGAGGAAACGTTTGAAAGATTGAGGACAAAGGGCTTGAAGTTTAAGAGCATAGTAATTACTGCTAAAGAAAAAATATGCAGCAATGATAACTTTGATTGCAATCCAGAGAAATGTAAATATGCAAAGAACTATTATGGTAAGGTGAAAGAAGTAATATTTTATATTTTAGAGAATGAAGAAAGAATTTCCAGGGAAATATTGCAGGAATATGCTGAAAGATATGAAGTGTGTCCTTTTGAGTTATCTTTAGACTTAAGCCTTTATTGCGATGGAATTATTGGAGATTACAATTATATTTTTGATCCGAGGGTATCATTAACGCGTGTGCTAGAAAGCAAAGGGAATATAGTCCTAGTTGATGAAGCGCATAATTTAATAGATAGGTCAAGAAACATGTATTCTGCATCTTTATGTAAGAATGAAATATTAAAGTGCAAAAAGTTAACTAAAGGCAAACTTAATAAATTACATGCTATATTAAGAAAAATCAACGATTATTTTGTTGAATTAAGAAATGAGTGTGAAGATAAAGAAGTAACATGGCTTTGTGAGGAAGGCTTACCAAGTGAACTAAGTAAGCACTTACAATTATATCTAAGAGAGAGTGAAGAAATTTTAGTAAGAGGAAACAAATTTGAAGGATATGAAGAAATATTGCAGTTATACTTTGACATAAATGCTTTCGTTTCTACAATGCAGTTATATGACGAAAATTACAGGACTTGCATGGAAAAAGAAGCACAAGAACTTATGTTAACATTATATTGTATAAATCCAGCTAAAAACTTAAAAGAATATTTAAAACGATGTAATTCAGTAATATTCTTTTCAGCGACACTAACACCACTAAAATATTATATTGAAATGCTTGGAGGTACTGATGAAACTTATAGAATAAAACTTCCATCGCCTTTTAATAAAGAAAATTTAAAAGTTTATGTTAGCCCAATTAATATTAGATATTCGCATAGACAAAGAACATTGAAATTGGTTAAAGATAAGATTTTAGATTTTGTGAAAGATAAGCTGGGAAATTACATGATTTTCTCACCATCATATGCATATATGGAATTATTATATGAGGAAATAGGCAAATCTCCTATTGAAGGCTTCGAATTTGTAAAGCAGAAGAAAAACATGAGTGAGGAAGAGAAGAGTGAATTTTTAAATGAGTTTAAAATAAAGAATAACTTGCTGATGTTTTGCGTACTTGGAGGTATGTTCTCAGAAGGTATAGATTTGCCAGGAGAGCAACTAATAGGAAGCGTTATAATAGGTGTAGGCTATCCAATGATAGATATGAAAAATGAAGTTATAAAAGAATTTTATAGAGAACGTGGATATGAGTATGCATACATATTCCCAGGAATAAATAAAGTACAACAAGCTGCAGGGAGAGTAATAAGAACAGAAAATGATAAAGGCAGAGTTTTGCTTATTGATGACAGATATGTAAGCAACAATTATAAAGTATTACTGCCTAGTGAGTGGTACCCCATTGGCAAGTTATGA
- the rsmI gene encoding 16S rRNA (cytidine(1402)-2'-O)-methyltransferase, whose protein sequence is MSNGKLYLVPTPIGNLKDITLRALETLQEADFIAAEDTRQTLKLLNHFEIKKPLISYHKFNEQIKSDKIIELLMEGKNVALVSDAGTPGISDPGSVIVERCIEKMIDFEVLPGATAITTALVYSGLDTTKFLFRGFLPRENKDRKVVAEELLQSQETIIFYEAPHRLLDTLTFLNETFGNRKIAVCRELTKIYQEIFRGTMSQAIEYFIENKPRGEFVLVIEGKKLEEIKEEQREAWISLSIEDHIRKHIDEGMDKKSAIKLVAKERELPKSEVYKFSTDI, encoded by the coding sequence ATGAGCAATGGAAAATTATATTTAGTGCCAACTCCAATTGGAAATTTAAAAGATATTACATTACGAGCATTAGAAACTTTACAAGAAGCTGATTTTATTGCGGCGGAAGATACAAGACAAACATTAAAATTGTTAAATCATTTTGAAATTAAAAAGCCTTTAATTAGTTATCATAAATTTAATGAACAGATAAAAAGTGATAAAATTATAGAATTGCTTATGGAAGGTAAAAATGTAGCATTGGTTTCAGATGCAGGAACACCTGGAATATCAGATCCGGGAAGCGTTATTGTTGAAAGATGTATAGAAAAAATGATTGATTTTGAAGTACTTCCAGGAGCAACAGCAATAACTACAGCGTTAGTTTATTCAGGTTTAGATACAACTAAATTCTTATTTAGAGGCTTTTTACCTAGAGAAAATAAAGATCGAAAGGTAGTAGCAGAAGAACTTTTGCAAAGCCAAGAGACAATTATATTTTATGAGGCGCCGCATAGATTATTAGATACGTTAACATTTTTAAATGAAACATTTGGAAATAGAAAGATTGCAGTATGTAGAGAATTAACAAAAATATATCAGGAAATATTTAGAGGTACTATGAGCCAGGCGATTGAGTATTTTATAGAAAATAAGCCTAGAGGAGAATTTGTACTTGTAATTGAAGGAAAAAAACTTGAGGAAATAAAGGAAGAACAAAGAGAAGCATGGATAAGTTTATCCATTGAAGATCATATAAGAAAACACATAGATGAAGGAATGGATAAAAAATCAGCAATAAAACTTGTGGCTAAAGAAAGAGAATTGCCTAAAAGTGAAGTGTATAAGTTTTCGACTGATATATAA
- a CDS encoding DUF1836 domain-containing protein: MGKKFDSNYIKELAEEMSKNSSVSYEELPKYDLFLSQVIDYLNDKFVDERFTNNIVQNYTKSEVITKPEDGKKRGYTKMHLVQLVLLGYMRPLLTTEEIKKVFRLAFNEINDRNDDILSWEDAYKTFTQIQKESFDDYFLTSLNHEKKIEEIIKNFDLKEDDEERIKIFLLVLSLIAQASVIKKLVQKIVNEYETE; the protein is encoded by the coding sequence ATGGGAAAAAAATTTGATTCTAATTATATAAAAGAGTTAGCGGAGGAAATGTCCAAAAATAGTTCAGTCTCATATGAAGAGCTTCCTAAATATGATTTGTTTTTATCCCAAGTAATAGATTATTTGAATGATAAATTTGTGGATGAAAGGTTTACTAATAACATAGTTCAAAATTATACTAAAAGCGAAGTTATAACAAAACCAGAGGATGGTAAAAAACGAGGATATACTAAAATGCATTTAGTTCAGTTAGTATTACTAGGTTATATGAGACCACTCTTGACTACAGAAGAAATAAAAAAGGTTTTTAGACTTGCTTTCAATGAAATAAATGATAGAAATGATGATATATTATCATGGGAAGATGCTTACAAGACGTTTACACAAATACAAAAAGAAAGCTTTGATGATTACTTTTTAACTTCCTTAAACCATGAGAAGAAAATAGAAGAAATAATTAAAAATTTCGATTTGAAAGAAGATGATGAAGAGAGAATAAAGATTTTCTTATTAGTTCTTTCACTAATAGCTCAAGCAAGCGTTATTAAAAAGTTAGTTCAAAAAATAGTTAATGAGTATGAAACAGAATAG
- a CDS encoding DegT/DnrJ/EryC1/StrS family aminotransferase yields the protein MNIPLIDLKAQYKSVSEDLDRVTKEVLSSANYIMGKNVVEFEKEFAEYIGVKHAISVGNGTDALVIALKSLGIGSGDEVITSTFTYFASAESISAVGATPVFVDVEKETFNIDPAKIEEKITKKTKAIIPVHIFGQSARMDEINEIAKKHNLKVIEDAAQAVGSKYKGKMIGTLGDAACFSFFPTKNLSCAGDGGMIVTNDDNIAIVARALRTHGSGENGQKAFNFLNNIKEEIETSKDGDDTVYNPLKYYNYLIGFNSRLDAIQAAILRVKLPHLDKWNEGRRKIAKIYDEKLKNSNVVTPVVDKENDPIYHQYVLQCEDRETMLTKLKEKGVATGVYYPVPLHLQKVYKDLGYKEGDMPVAEYLSHRTFAIPVYPELTETEVDYIIESIKA from the coding sequence ATGAATATTCCATTAATTGATTTAAAAGCTCAATATAAATCTGTTTCTGAAGATTTAGATAGAGTAACTAAAGAAGTACTTTCTTCTGCAAATTATATTATGGGTAAGAACGTAGTAGAATTTGAAAAGGAATTTGCAGAATATATAGGTGTTAAGCATGCAATATCAGTAGGAAATGGAACAGATGCATTAGTTATTGCATTAAAATCTTTGGGGATAGGAAGCGGAGATGAAGTAATAACTTCTACATTTACATATTTTGCTTCAGCAGAGTCTATTTCAGCAGTTGGTGCGACTCCAGTTTTTGTTGATGTGGAAAAAGAAACATTTAATATAGATCCAGCTAAGATAGAAGAAAAGATCACTAAGAAAACAAAAGCCATTATACCTGTCCATATTTTTGGGCAAAGTGCTAGAATGGATGAAATAAATGAAATAGCAAAGAAACATAATTTAAAAGTTATAGAAGATGCGGCTCAAGCAGTGGGATCTAAATATAAAGGAAAGATGATAGGAACTTTAGGCGATGCAGCATGCTTCTCATTTTTCCCAACTAAAAATTTATCATGTGCCGGAGATGGTGGTATGATAGTTACAAATGATGATAATATAGCTATAGTAGCAAGAGCCTTAAGAACCCATGGAAGTGGAGAAAATGGACAAAAAGCTTTTAACTTCTTGAATAATATAAAAGAAGAAATAGAAACTTCTAAGGATGGCGATGATACAGTATATAATCCTTTAAAATATTATAACTATTTAATTGGCTTCAATTCTAGATTAGATGCTATTCAGGCAGCAATTCTAAGGGTTAAATTGCCACATTTAGATAAGTGGAATGAAGGAAGAAGAAAAATAGCTAAAATATATGATGAAAAACTAAAGAATTCAAATGTGGTAACACCGGTTGTGGATAAAGAAAATGACCCTATATATCACCAATATGTGCTTCAATGCGAGGATAGGGAAACTATGCTTACAAAGCTTAAAGAAAAAGGAGTTGCAACTGGAGTTTATTATCCAGTTCCATTGCATTTACAAAAGGTATATAAGGATCTTGGATATAAAGAAGGCGATATGCCGGTTGCTGAATACTTATCTCATAGAACTTTTGCAATACCAGTTTATCCAGAGTTAACAGAAACTGAGGTAGATTATATTATTGAAAGCATAAAAGCCTAG
- a CDS encoding AbrB/MazE/SpoVT family DNA-binding domain-containing protein, with the protein MKSTGVVRRVDELGRIVIPIELRRTLDIAEKDALEIYVDGEQIILKKYEPACIFCGDARDVINYKGKNICTKCLDEIKNNR; encoded by the coding sequence ATGAAATCAACAGGTGTAGTTAGAAGAGTAGATGAGTTAGGAAGAATAGTTATTCCTATAGAACTTAGAAGAACTTTAGATATTGCTGAAAAAGATGCATTAGAAATTTATGTAGACGGTGAGCAAATAATCTTAAAGAAATATGAACCAGCTTGTATTTTCTGTGGAGATGCAAGAGATGTAATTAACTACAAAGGTAAAAACATTTGTACTAAATGTTTAGATGAAATTAAAAATAACAGATAA
- a CDS encoding peptidyl-prolyl cis-trans isomerase produces the protein MENKVLAIAAGHEITEKDLNAIISRYPQEQRGALQSEEKRKQLVEQLISFELMNKFGKEINIDKTQEYKDAIENISKEVITSMAINKILADVTVTDDEVNKYYEDNKESFGKPATVSARHILVETEEEAKKAKEEILSEQISFGDAAMKYSMCPSNMQGGNLGEFSKGMMVPEFEEAAFDAEIGTITEPVKTQFGYHLILVDAKNEASVTSFDEVKDNVLNELVKQNQHTKYEQILKELEGKYGVERK, from the coding sequence ATGGAAAATAAAGTATTAGCTATTGCAGCAGGACATGAAATAACAGAAAAAGATTTAAATGCGATTATCAGCAGGTATCCTCAAGAACAAAGAGGCGCATTACAAAGTGAAGAAAAGAGAAAACAATTAGTAGAGCAATTAATTTCATTTGAATTAATGAATAAGTTCGGAAAAGAAATAAACATAGATAAAACACAAGAATATAAAGATGCCATAGAAAACATATCAAAGGAAGTTATAACTTCAATGGCAATAAATAAGATATTAGCTGATGTAACAGTTACAGATGATGAAGTTAATAAATATTATGAAGATAATAAAGAATCTTTTGGTAAACCAGCTACAGTTTCTGCTCGACATATTTTAGTTGAAACAGAAGAAGAAGCTAAAAAGGCTAAGGAAGAAATTTTAAGTGAACAAATATCATTTGGGGATGCTGCAATGAAGTATTCAATGTGTCCATCAAATATGCAAGGTGGAAATCTAGGTGAATTTTCAAAAGGAATGATGGTACCAGAATTTGAAGAAGCTGCATTTGATGCTGAAATAGGTACAATTACTGAGCCAGTTAAAACTCAATTTGGATATCATTTAATATTAGTAGATGCAAAAAACGAAGCATCAGTTACTAGCTTTGATGAAGTAAAGGATAATGTTTTAAATGAATTAGTAAAACAAAACCAACATACTAAGTATGAGCAAATTTTAAAGGAATTAGAAGGAAAGTATGGAGTTGAGAGAAAGTAA